In Bubalus kerabau isolate K-KA32 ecotype Philippines breed swamp buffalo chromosome 4, PCC_UOA_SB_1v2, whole genome shotgun sequence, one DNA window encodes the following:
- the LOC129650950 gene encoding spermatogenesis-associated protein 31D4-like, with protein sequence MEFRKWNVLSFLNSPTDPCLSFGSTSLDIDSDLIFLCGLGLFLLFLWYLVGFPCLPTFCKIKRIQKKPEVSGGRLMGRQSEPETLLGFPVILMARHEAMMDLGNGCFPTGGHASRSPFHYSGPGCIFVLPVSCSPLGRHDDTIRFRQLLCPDPFCDVCNNATAEVNWLLSPETLEDSASSMSPLASTAPVADSSLTLSPAFSAVSPGDLLPASLPEPSPLPPSILSPSSMTPLADFLSPSPLGHTLALEPFTSLDSEFPVDYSSPQPLAFPPLLPHDMQTADPVLPPEATLSLNTIFSLDPTLSHDINRLSDLSQAMKPADSFAPPTLSVLPQPDCTLTVTQSKSIAILLTPVPENLPTESPGMLSTYVPTLTGIDHSSLSISDFSWWQAHAKDLIPSTLAQCDFNQEFLALHSSEASFGGDPAANLIEPGNLSCLSPDVLALLERQVQKRSDFLMWKEKEKKKDSFPEQLRPDYQLNSSGIKLESVADKPVHQQPPYPKTLEEQLQQKPTQLFWGLPSLHSESLPSAVHVSSDNSSNFIFNRNSNASTGQESPGLPHPQPLSLPEIQPESLPQTLPQSQPLPLTQVQSQADPKSPLLVTPPGPLPQIRICGVYFHRPQNESESLSSSEIQQLEWNVLQKQHESLWGLPSVIQRSQEDFCPLAPNTSHHQHPQAHVSVSILPGEFVLSDELRKKLEHHLRKRLIQHRWGLPRRIRESVSLMLPPTGFLEASKSESSGGVSLISVFKGQSSKHVNVELIQPGSFHERSSEMLQLEKDVGKDQEHSQENGQEDHLLKDPNSSSDKDLGYDSEKNINIQIVSLSEKNLRVSAESLQLENVLKVHLSKKFEEINEGRLPGTVHSSWHAIKQTLILSAKSHTEIKERSLTSSVGESYSLNTFQDLTFVDPSAQQMLEAHIKRFRMRMLWGLPSKVLESIQIFKLKDASSQSLSHASFSSSTNSISEADSKFGSSKSFRRSSQSFHGDKVGTLCITGRGSHRQAQLADRYPRKLLAKQSGARYEPKYKSVSSSDKGKMQQGKKVEKSEPVSMPKLSREIFKAEALDTLQLKTNDMLTTNKSGSSQITNVNENKVETTVTTKSPPPKLPVPLDPKCLSLKEQLFDELKFRLEKREQSQAQGQPTDMSLASDNLTYKASLTPAQGVSGGDTGESQVLHVHVEDRGIRMEQQQEPWVPKHGFQRCQDKNFPPTVKRVSSPGCRAEELGGGDAGLGTSQLRRTSFPPQETVLEEMLVSKSSQTFSKKGQSLPEGHIRKRMKHFLQWLYPGEKCKRKEDPQEKGSPISSVQSRGLVKSRAAATGSTEAQKIVTDIGKFLEEKLGYRHALDATSSQEDPPSPVHFGQSQQKAGVQVHTEPVRGHPFNSKAPSKVTNTKSCHQEAILAGQSYPPSTRQIRNKKRQPQKAVAFKDQQLYQKHPPPVPHREPVPHPSPTHRCQAGQARPAVPTTAEGTVFRDLSLLFRQKTLLQNFQGGKLPIQK encoded by the exons ATGGAATTCAGAAAATGGAATGTTCTCTCATTTTTGAATAGCCCTACTGACCCATGTCTGAGCTTTGGCTCCACCTCCTTGGATATTGACTCTGACCTCATTTTCCTGTGTGGGCTGGGGTTGTTCCTTCTGTTCCTGTGGTACCTGGTGGGGTTTCCATGTTTACCAACCTTCTGTAAAATTAAACGCATCCAAAAG AAACCAGAGGTATCTGGAGGGAGGCTCATGGGGAGGCAGTCCGAGCCTGAGACACTTCTTGGATTCCCTGTTATTCTCATGGCTCGGCATGAAGCCATGATGGACCTGGGCAATGGGTGTTTCCCCACAGGTGGCCAT GCCAGCAGGTCCCCCTTTCATTATTCTGGTCCTGGTTGCATCTTTGTACTTCCTGTCTCCTGCAGCCCCCTGGGCCGGCATGATGATACCATCCGCTTTCGTCAGCTCTTATGTCCAGATCCCTTCTGTGATGTGTGTAATAATGCAACTGCTGAAGTCAATTGGCTGCTGTCCCCGGAGACCCTGGAAGATTCTGCTTCCTCTATGTCACCTTTGGCTTCCACAGCTCCTGTGGCCGATTCATCATTGACTCTGTCCCCTGCCTTCTCAGCAGTCTCTCCAGGAGATCTACTACCAGCCTCTCTGCCTGAGCCTTCCCCGTTGCCCCCCTCCATTCTTTCACCTAGCTCCATGACCCCTTTAGCTGACTTTTTGTCACCCTCACCATTGGGTCACACTCTGGCATTAGAGCCTTTTACTTCCTTGGATTCCGAATTCCCAGTAGATTATTCCTCACCCCAACCCCTTGCCTTTCCCCCTCTCTTACCACATGACATGCAGACAGCAGATCCTGTTCTCCCACCAGAGGCCACTTTGTCTCTGAATACCATCTTTTCCCTTGACCCCACTCTTTCCCATGATATCAACCGCTTATCAGATTTGTCCCAAGCAATGAAGCCCGCTGATTCTTTTGCACCACCAACTCTGTCTGTTTTACCACAGCCAGACTGCACTTTAACTGTCACTCAGTCTAAATCAATTGCTATCTTACTGACACCTGTTCCTGAGAATTTGCCTACAGAAAGCCCTGGCATGTTGTCCACTTATGTCCCAACACTCACAGGCATTGATCATTCAAGCCTGTCAATTTCAGACTTCTCCTGGTGGCAAGCTCATGCCAAAGACTTAATCCCTTCCACGTTGGCACAATGTGATTTCAATCAAGAGTTTCTTGCCCTCCACTCTTCAGAGGCCTCTTTTGGTGGAGACCCTGCAGCCAACCTCATAGAGCCTGGTAATCTCTCATGTCTCAGCCCTGATGTCCTGGCACTCCTGGAGAGACAAGTACAAAAGAGGAGCGATTTCCTGatgtggaaagaaaaggaaaagaaaaaagattcttTTCCAGAACAATTGAGGCCAGACTATCAACTAAATTCCTCAGGGATAAAGTTAGAGTCAGTTGCTGATAAGCCTGTGCATCAACAACCCCCATATCCTAAGACCTTGGAGGAGCAATTACAGCAAAAACCTACCCAGCTCTTCTGGGGTCTCCCATCTCTACACAGTGAGTCCTTGCCCTCTGCTGTTCATGTCTCCAGTGACAATTCCTCAAACTttattttcaatagaaactcAAATGCCTCTACAGGCCAAGAATCCCCAGGACTTCCCCATCCCCAACCTCTGTCCTTGCCTGAGATTCAGCCTGAATCCTTGCCTCAAACCCTGCCTCAATCTCAGCCCCTACCTCTCACTCAGGTCCAGTCCCAAGCTGACCCAAAATCCCCACTCCTGGTCACGCCACCCGGTCCTCTACCCCAGATTAGGATCTGTGGAGTGTATTTCCATAGACCTCAGAATGAATCAGAATCTCTCTCCTCATCTGAAATTCAACAGCTGGAATGGAACGTGTTGCAGAAACAACATGAAAGTTTGTGGGGTTTACCCTCTGTGATCCAAAGATCTCAGGAAGACTTTTGTCCATTAGCTCCTAACACTTCTCACCACCAGCACCCTCAGGCCCATGTTTCAGTCTCCATCCTTCCTGGGGAGTTTGTGCTCAGTGATGAACTTCGGAAGAAACTAGAGCATCACCTTCGAAAGAGGCTCATTCAACACCGGTGGGGCCTGCCCCGGAGAATCAGAGAGTCTGTGTCACTGATGTTGCCTCCAACTGGTTTTTTAGAGGCATCTAAATCAGAAAGCAGTGGTGGAGTCTCACTGATCTCTGTGTTTAAGGGTCAGAGTAGCAAACATGTAAATGTTGAATTGATTCAACCTGGAAGTTTCCATGAGAGAAGCTCGGAAATGCTCCAGCTAGAGAAAGATGTGGGGAAAGATCAGGAACATAGCCAAGAGAATGGACAGGAAGATCACCTGTTGAAAGACCCAAACAGCTCTTCAGATAAGGATCTGGGATATGACtctgagaaaaacataaacattcaGATCGTGAGTCTCTCAGAGAAAAATTTAAGGGTGTCAGCAGAGAGTCTACAACTTGAAAATGTCCTAAAAGTACATTTGAGTAAGAAGTTTGAGGAAATAAATGAGGGTCGACTTCCTGGGACTGTGCATAGTTCATGGCATGCCATCAAGCAAACATTGATTCTTTCTGCGAAATCCCACACCgaaataaaagagagaagtttGACATCATCAGTGGGTGAGTCCTATTCCTTGAATACCTTCCAGGACCTGACTTTTGTTGATCCCAGTGCACAGCAGATGCTGGAAGCACATATTAAAAGGTTTCGTATGAGGATGTTGTGGGGCCTTCCTTCCAAGGTCCTTGAatccatacaaatttttaaacTGAAAGATGCCTCATCCCAGTCCTTGTCCCATGCCAGTTTTTCCTCCTCAACCAATTCGATTTCTGAGGCAGACTCCAAATTTGGGAGCTCCAAGTCCTTTAGAAGAAGCTCTCAATCTTTCCATGGAGACAAAGTGGGAACACTCTGCATCACAGGGAGAGGAAGTCATAGACAGGCGCAACTAGCTGACAGATATCCCCGAAAGCTGCTTGCAAAGCAATCTGGAGCCAGATATGAGCCAAAGTATAAGAGTGTGAGTTCCAGTGATAAAGGAAAAATGCAACAGGGCAAAAAGGTGGAGAAGTCAGAACCTGTTTCTATGCCCAAACTGTCTAGGGAGATATTCAAGGCTGAGGCGCTTGACACTCTTCAATTAAAAACGAATGACATGTTGACAACCAACAAGTCAGGGAGCTCCCAAATAACAAATGTGAATGAGAATAAAGTAGAAACTACTGTGACCACTAAAAGCCCCCCACCCAAACTACCAGTTCCCCTAGATCCTAAATGCTTATCCCTTAAAGAACAACTGTTCGATGAGTTAAAGTTTAGATTGGAGAAGAGGGAACAGAGCCAAGCTCAAGGTCAACCCACGGACATGTCCCTTGCTTCAGATAACTTGACTTATAAAGCTTCACTGACTCCTGCCCAGGGCGTCTCAGGTGGGGACACAGGAGAGTCCCAGGTGCTGCATGTCCacgtggaggacagaggaatcaGGATGGAACAGCAGCAGGAACCCTGGGTCCCTAAGCATGGCTTCCAGAGGTGCCAGGATAAGAATTTCCCACCAACTGTGAAGAGAGTGAGCTCCCCAGGGTGCAGAGCAGAAGAGCTAGGTGGAGGGGATGCAGGGCTGGGGACATCCCAGCTTAGGAGGACGAGTTTCCCTCCTCAAGAGACGGTACTAGAGGAGATGCTTGTGAGCAAGTCTTCTCAGACCTTTTCaaagaaaggacagtctcttcctGAAGGCCatatcagaaaaagaatgaagcactTTTTGCAGTGGCTTTATCCTGGggaaaaatgcaaaaggaaagaagatccccaggaaaaggGCAGCCCCATATCAAGTGTGCAGAGCAGAGGCCTAGTTAAAAGTAGAGCTGCTGCTACTGGATCAACAGAGGCTCAGAAAATCGTGACAGACATCGGGAAGTTCCTAGAGGAGAAACTGGGGTATCGGCATGCATTAGATGCCACTAGCTCTCAAGAGGACCCTCCTTCCCCGGTGCACTTTGGGCAATCTCAACAAAAGGCTGGAGTACAGGTCCACACAGAGCCTGTCCGGGGACATCCTTTCAACTCCAAGGCTCCCTCTAAAGTGACAAATACCAAGTCCTGCCACCAAGAAGCTATCTTAGCTGGCCAGAGCTATCCTCCAAGTACAAGACagatcagaaacaagaaaagacaGCCCCAGAAAGCTGTGGCATTTAAGGACCAGCAATTGTATCAGAAACATCCCCCACCAGTGCCCCACAGGGAGCCTGTGCCCCACCCAAGCCCCACCCACAGGTGTCAAGCTGGCCAGGCCCGTCCAGCTGTGCCCACCACTGCTGAAGGCACTGTGTTCAGAGATCTGTCTCTACTGTTTAGACAGAAAACACTTCTCCAGAATTTCCAAGGAGGAAAACTTCCCATCCAAAAATAA